A window of Glycine soja cultivar W05 chromosome 13, ASM419377v2, whole genome shotgun sequence genomic DNA:
atttaaatacaaCATTGTGATGTTGGTTGGAACTTTAATTTGACGGCAGACAAGTAACACTTAGattgattataaaatttaaagccAGTCTTAGTGCGAACTAGCGATCACAATGGATAAGATTTTATAATATTCATTCTCATGcctacattaaaaataaaatatttatatttgaccTCATATCCACTGACATTAAAAGAATCAACACATATAGATTATGTTTGAAAAAACTACTagtatttaaaagttaaaaaattaatttattaaattataaatgttgaatgaaagtaatttattttgattagacCTCACTCAAATAGATCTTATAATAATTTAGGGGTAAaagataacaataaaataaacttatttttcttataattatataggactgaaaaaatattacattttgttttttatatataagatcaTATGTagtattaaaaacattaattcatCCAAGATtaagtcataaataaataatattataaatataatcatccaatatttacaaagataaataattaaataaatataaatttatattactaATTTGAAATATCAAACAACACACAAAATATCAGTTCAcactttaaaattaatcttaaaagaACTTGTgaataaattcataaatttatatataaaattaaataataatttaatatttttaaatagaatgtaaaacaaatttaattaatataaaatatgttgaaTTAAGATTTACTATTGCTACTGTTGgtcttaaaattagaaaaatataattatttttcttataagcaaatatatgtaaaatataattatttacttaagaaaaatattttaattacattaatatttaatatatatgatatacaTGTGTGGGACCATATGGATATTATAGTATTCATACttacatttattttaacaaaaaattagatataaataTCCGGTCTCATCCCCAATCccaataaatgaataattatcttatttttacaGAGATAATGATATAGGtgatgtgttttttttgttattccCAGTTCGCACCATGTTAATTTGCAAATTATTTGTCTTTTTCCTATCAATTCAACCTCCATGTGTTTCTCTAATTCTCTTAACTAATTCGCTTTTATTAATTAAGGACGAAGGACGATAACTATACCCTCgaacattaatattttataaaaaaatactatatatatatatatatatatatatatatatatatatatatatattacgtaCTAACAATTAACagtagattaaattttattagaataattttatttgataaaaattaattatcagtaTAAAGCTTTATGGATTTATTATACTAACAATATGATAAATCAACCAATTGTAATACTTGATtatgttcttttaaattaagatatcGTATAAAAGATTGTTGGGAGACCTATCTctctattataatttatgaacgtccttttcttttttaatcagcaaaatgaaaatatatttgtcGTAGGGCACAAAGGTATCCAAACCTATGCACAAAATCAGACATCACCTAGAATCCCTCATGTAAGTCATTGTTACAAgatatttatatgaaaatataaataaaataaatttaaatatatttttaattccagATATACTtatttttgacatttaatccttaataaatttttgtttcatgaCAAGTCCctaatttaaaatcttatttgatACCTCTATCATTAGTTAAAATCTATTACTATTTATGTGATCATTAATCGATCACACATATATGTGATATGTGATGTCACGTGTAATCTTTATCTGACTAGGATTACACGTGTGTGCCACGTCTACTAACTCACTTGAACCCCCAAAATCCCTAAACCAGGTAGGGTGATAAGGGACAAAAACCCATAACTCAAATATTGCCATATTAAAAAAGTCAAATTCTGTTTTTATATGCGAACTACAAGGtctcaaataaatttatcacttaAATAATATCACtgactaaattaaaatataaccatTTTTACAATGAACTTGAAGTTGAACAGAATACCAGAGAATGGGTTCACTATTTTAAACCGCTGGAATAACTAAAATTtgctataaaaaaagaaaatagaaagagCTGAAATTTGCTTTGACAGTTAgcaccaaaagaaaaaattgacttTTGACTGTATGGCATCGCATTGTACATTCAACACCTCATCACATGTCGAAAAAATGGTATACAGGTAATTTTTACACTCACCCGCAATGATTTATCTCCCTTCCTCTCAAATTTAGTAAACCGTTATATATACCTCGAATAAAAATACGTATAAAGTAGACGTTCCAGTCAAATTTTTTCGTAGAATAAAATGTATGCCTCACAGCGAAGAACTTCATCAAGGGAAACTTCACGCACATATGCATCACTTGCCTGATACCATGTGGAACCCTCATTCTCTTTATCACCACCCTTCCCACTGTTCCTCTGGGCCCCTCTCACATACGCAACATAGTGACCCCCTCTCATAGTTCCGGAGTGCTCCACTAAGCCAACCAAGTGGTATTCATACTTCTCTTCATTTATGCACCTGCTTGGATATAATTGGGAGTGAATTACATGCCAGTATATCAATGAAGtactaaagaaaagaaaagaaaaactaaacatCTACAATCAAGACTGCATTTACGAATCCAAACTGTTTGCAATTGCAATGAAGTGAAATTATGTCCAAAATATTTCTtgtgagaaattaaaaagacaGTCCTTAACACTTGAAAAAATAAGAAGCTAAATTGAATATAATagggaaaatataaaatgaaataaaagcaaGCATGCAGAAGCATCTATAAAACACCAACCTCCGACATAGACACAGCTaatgtttaaaatataagaCACTAGgactatgtatatatatatatatacacgacaaaaatctaaattgaGAATTACGATTTATATATTTACCTTCTAAAAACAGTTTTAAAgctttataattttcatatgaAAATGACCATCACAAAATTAATACTCTCCtttacaattttgattttgttccaaGTAATAGTATTTTTAAGCTTTTTAAGCTATTTTTTCCAACAATACCCATAAATATGATTATGAAGATAAATTAGTACTTGGATTAAAAAGAGACATCACTCATAAAATTAAGTTAGTGGAAAGCATAATGTATTTATAATTGGTAGATAGTAAGATAGTTCATGACAAAAGTAGTTGAAAAACTGTATTTTTGTCTAAATTTGTATCAATTGAATATTTCTTAATCAGTGTCATAGCCTTAAATGGAGCCGAGTACTTAAGATGGATGAAAACTACATTAGACAAGGATGaaaacaaggacaaaaacataGATGGTGGATGAAAACATAGATGCCCAGCAACCACGATGCTGGAGGAGCATCACCAACAACTACAGATGTCCAAGGTGCAGCTGGCAACAACAAAAGCCATGGTGACTGACCCGGCAACACACTGGAGTAGAGCAGCAACTgacaaacataacaaaaacaGGATTTTGTGTGCAAAGGTGTTTGCATTCAATGGAAGAACGGGTTCTGTGCTTCATAACATTTTAAAtgatttcagtttttaaattttttctaatatttataatattaatattagttgactttttttaaaaaaaaatattttctttatgatAGGAGTGAATGATAAGTGTCTAGCCAATAATAGATGTCGGCTCACTCTCTTGGCCAGTGTTCAAGAGGCAACTGAGCcaaaaataaattgttcaaGGCGTGTCTAAATTgttcaagagccaacatgagaataaagtaggtgtagcggagatgaggatgttgcggtggatgtgtggtaagactcgacaggataaaattagaaacgaagctattagagagagggttggagtagcgcctattgtagagaagatggtggaaaatagacttaggtggtttgggcatgtagagagaagaccggtagactctgtagtgaggagagtagaccagatggagagaagacaaacaattcgagacagaggaagacccaaaaagactataagagaggttatcaaaaaggatctcgaacttaatgatttggatagaagtatggtacttgatagaacattatggcggaagttgatccatgtagccgaccccacctagtgggataaggcgttgttgttgttgttgttgtgtctaAATAGTGTCCGACAGGCTGATATTGGGAAGGGGTGTCTATGCTTTATAGATTGTTCAAACTTCTGACAGGATCTAACAAAGTGGCAAATTACCTGGGATCAATATAGGGTCTAATATCCATCGTTTCTCTGAAATTGACATGGCCATTTAATTTACTTAAGCGACCACGGGCATCTTGGCTGAATCTCTTCAAATGAATGGTCAAGACAGGAGGAGCTTTATAAATGAGGACCCTCTTAGTTGCATCCCTCTTCACTTTCACGCTTTTGGAGCCAGCCTCTTCTTCTGAGTCATTGTTATCATTACCTATCATCGGAGAATCTCTTCTTTGGACATTTTCAATAACACAAGAATCAGCAGCTAAATGACTACAGCTTTCTTCATTGCAAGTATTACGAAAACTTGAAGACTGTAATTCATCAATATGTGTGTCTTCCATTTCAGATGATCCGCTATCCCTTTCATTAACAATTAAACTAAGCTCATCTCTTTGACCATTTTCAAGCTTTGTGTTGTGTTTATCACATGCAACCAAATTTTCTACGTTTGTGTCATTCTTTATGTCCCCATTTCCATTGGTTCTGACTTTAACAGAACAAGAGTTAACTGCATGCCATGGTTCATCATAAATTCCAGTTTCATTTCCATCAGATACAGCTCTTGCATGCTTTTTCTCTTCCATCTTTTGATGTTGGAGAAATTTTGAACAGTTCTCACAATGCCAAGCATTTTCATCCAAGAGAAGCTCGGGTTTTATAAAATGTGCCAAGCAACTCTCTACAGAGACAGGAGAATCTGTATCATCTACTTCATCTGGATCAGACTCACTGTTGCTTATGATAAAACCAGCTTCCATAACCTCTCTACATGAAGATGGTCTAGGAGCAGGCCCAGCAACAACTTCAGGCTCATTGAATAAGTCACCAAAGCCATCAAACTCCACTTCTTCTTGACCACCACCCAAAACAGATGAGGAGGCCTCACCATCCCCTCCAATGATCTCAGCAGCAGAGGAACTTTCTTCTTTGTATGGAAGTAACAGCACTTCTGAACCTTGAACTTGTAATGGAACCTTGTCTTCCCACCCATTTGCTGAAGAAAATTTGGGACTTAGGTTTTCATCCTCCTTAAGGAAACAAACAAGACCACTAGATTCACAGATGGCCTGTCCATGCAATTCATTTAAACATTCATCTTTGCTCTCAGTACCCTGTACCTCTGGGGCATCCTCCTTTTGGGAAATGAAATCACATTCATTAGTTCCAGCTTCCACATAATCCAACCATGAAAATCCGTCTGATGTTTTGATTGCACCATTGTCAAGCACTTGCATATGTTGAGACTCTCCAGGAGTAACCAAATTAGGTGAAGACAAGTCCTCTTTATCAGCTACACTTTTTATTTCTTCAGAACCTAATAATGTAGAATCAGCAGAACAAGTCCCCATCTCTCCAGCAACTGATATAACAGACTGATCAGGGCAAGATGATTCTGAGCTGGATAATTGGTTTGATTGAGTTTGAACCGGTAAGGGATAAGTGTCCCTGTTAACTCTGACTCGagtttttccacctttttttgGTGGAAGTTTAGCTTTTTTGGTCCGTGGTACTTGTTGGGCCTTGCAAGGTGGAGGTTTCTTAGTAGGAACTGGCACTGAAAGATCTAAGAAAGGTTCATACACTGTTGAGAAATGCCCACACTCTATGCAACATACAGTACTAGATATCTGACCCCCGAATAAAGCATCAACTAAAGTATTGGAAGAGGTCCCATCTCCCTTGGGAGAACCACTCTGTTTCCTTCCAGCTAGTTCTTCAGTACTTAACCCATCCAGTAAACAACGGAGCAATTCGTGACTGTCATGCTGCTGATATCCTCGAAATTGGGGAGACTTAGAACATACACAGCCAAAAAAAGATCTAGGatttataacatttttcaaTCCTGATTCGGGGTTTGTTTCAGTGAAAAGCTTCTTCAAGGAACTAATAAGTGGCCCAACAGGAGCATCTAACTTTAGAAAGTTGTCCCGCAATCTATTCATAGCTAGCAGATTTTGCATAATTGAATTGAAGAAGCAAGTATTCCCAAGATTAATCATACCTCTAACTACATAACCAGCTTGTCCATATGAATCATTTGCAAACAGAGCTCTTGACTTAATTTCTGAAGTAATACTGTCATCCCCAACGGAGACATCCTCAATATCCACTGAAGATTTTTCTTGTGATCGTCCTTTCAACAATTTCACAACATCAGATAGAAGATGACACGATTCATcagttttttcaaatttatcaacTTGAACAAGCATGTTGCAAGGAAAACACCAACACAATTGGGGCTTATCAAAATGAACTACCAAAGGGTGCCGATTTTTCCTCGCATGCCCTACCACATGGCAGTGAGGGGTTATTGGTAGCCCCACGCCTCCACAGGTATATCGACCACACTCCAAACAAACCCATATAGATTTTGACTCAGATTTTGAATCTAATGATGCGCCACCTTTCTTCTTCTCATGTTTACCTTTTCCTTTACCACTCCTTCTATCATTCGCACCTTCCCTACAATCTTCACACCTAACGGATCCAGAAGAACCAATCTTAGTGGACAATCTGTCAAAATTAACACCTTTTACAAGATGAGGGCAAGAATTAGTCTCTTTTGCAACCTCATCAACAGACTCAACAGTCGGGTTGGATGACTCAATAACCTTGATAGGCAAATGGGTAGCAACCCCCTTCTCCTTGGCAGAACCTCGAGTCTTCTTTCTGACTTTCTTCCCCATCAGTTCCTGTAATCCAAAACAAATCAATGAAGTCTGCCAGCACAAAACAGACATAAAAACAGATATCCATAATACGCATGCAAAGGGGGAGGACGAAAGTAGAGAATTTCAGTTTGCAAAGCACTAATGTTTGTGATAAGTAAAAAATTGGAATCCAAGATATATGAAAAGTGTGATGTTAGAACTGAATTTAAGAAGACGACGAATTCGGATACAATGCTATTGCTGGGTCCGGGGTCCCCATCGAGGCGAGTGGAATAATGTAGTTGAAAGCATCAGATCGAAAGATATTGTGATTGAAAgcatttatttaagaaaagaaacaaataatacaAAGTGAGTACCAGCCAGCGAGTAAGCGGAAAGGCCTGGAGGAGTTGGGCAAGAGAAGATGCAAAGCCAGTGAGCGAGTGAGATAAATCCAATAAAAGATACTACTGTAGTAAGGATTGAAGAAGAGTAACAGTGTGGTGTGGTGGAAACGGAATGGATGCTTCTGACGAGAGACGTGCAAATTTAATTTGGTTTGGTTACCAGTCCAGACGGGTCACTACCCGAACCGCCCCCTATTTTGAGAAGAAACCAAGCAAAGCAACTATACCCTAATCTTAATCACTATTTTAACTGGGTCGGGATCCTTCCTGTCAGAAGAGGACCTGTTCAACAAATCTGACCCGTTGCCTTTATATTAAATCTAATCTACGGTGGAAATTAAAACCCTTGAACTTACCGTTTTATTAATCCATCTCCGTTCCGTTTCCTTCTTCTTTCACGTTTCACTCCTGAGAAAGCTTGAGCCACCACCGTATTGTAGCAATCATAAATGGCGACTCCGACTAGCTTTGCGAGTAAAACCATTAAGTGGGATTCAATACGTGTTCCTTTCATTCATTTGCTCTTCGAGATAGTGTTGGTGAAAAAACTATGAACTATGTGCATGAAAATTAGAGGACAAAGAAGCAAGACAATGTGTTGTGTGCTGCTCTGTTGCCTTCTATATGTCTGAAATTCAGACCAATTGATCCAGGATTTCTGCTCATAACTCTGCAATCTTCAATTATAGCAGCAAGACAGCTTGCTTCTATGTGGATATTTATGTGCTTGATTATCATCAGCAAAGAAAGATTTTTATCAAAACATCAATAAGGTATTGAAATGTATGGAAACATGAAGTCTTTTGACAAAATTGGTTCCCCTCCCTTTACAAATCCTAGCAGCACTCCCTACATAAAAATTGTATTTCTTTTGTCTCCCCTACTAACAGTGTTTTTTAACCGAAacaaaagcaaaagaagaaaaaaggattaTTTTCGTATAGCAACCGTTGGGATGAATTTATTTATCCTCATTCACATCCCGATCCCTAATAGATTAAGCAACTTTAGGTTCGAATTTACAATAGGCAAGggtgaaaaaatgaaacaaagtttCATTCCCGTTGAGTTTTATCGAATTCAAAGAAACTCACAAGTCATCTATatcgtatttttttttaaaattatttattcatatactttaaataaatgatatctttctaaaaaatcatttattaagttatttttattcacCGATAAGGttactaattatattttaattcgatcgatatataattatattttaattccatCAATATCAACTACCAAACATCAAAGACAGTAACAATAAACCTGTCATGACAATTccatttaaaacaaaagatgtCAACGAGGAAATAACCTCTAAAGACATTAAGAGCCTAATGGAACAGACAAATTATACCAACAAATACTTACAAGCTTTAGGAGAAACCATAAAAACTAAGGTAGttcctaaacaaaaatcaattgaaGAAACTTCGCCAAGAATTCCCATTGAAAAACCTTTATTCAAACCTTTCAAAGTTAGTGAGAAggctaaaagaaaaattagggaacttagaaaaactaaatcCTTAATTGAAGGCGTAGGTGACAACCATAGTGAATTACTAAACAAGATTGATAGTTTACTTAAAGTCACTCCAGAAACCCCCCAAGCCTCGGAAAACACTTCCAAAATGGTAACAAGAAGTACCTCCAAATTAATCAATGTTATTAATGAAGATAGTGACCAAAACTCAGATAACACAACTGAGATAGGATCAGTGACAGAAAAAGATATAAATCCAATTAATTCCAAACACTGAAAGACACCctccaaattatattatcaacgtccaactgcccctgaccttctattagaagaaagaggtgaaaacaattttaagagttttagtgcaaacaacatctatgaatggaacatagatgcacaaacggagtataa
This region includes:
- the LOC114382511 gene encoding ubiquitin carboxyl-terminal hydrolase 2-like, whose amino-acid sequence is MGKKVRKKTRGSAKEKGVATHLPIKVIESSNPTVESVDEVAKETNSCPHLVKGVNFDRLSTKIGSSGSVRCEDCREGANDRRSGKGKGKHEKKKGGASLDSKSESKSIWVCLECGRYTCGGVGLPITPHCHVVGHARKNRHPLVVHFDKPQLCWCFPCNMLVQVDKFEKTDESCHLLSDVVKLLKGRSQEKSSVDIEDVSVGDDSITSEIKSRALFANDSYGQAGYVVRGMINLGNTCFFNSIMQNLLAMNRLRDNFLKLDAPVGPLISSLKKLFTETNPESGLKNVINPRSFFGCVCSKSPQFRGYQQHDSHELLRCLLDGLSTEELAGRKQSGSPKGDGTSSNTLVDALFGGQISSTVCCIECGHFSTVYEPFLDLSVPVPTKKPPPCKAQQVPRTKKAKLPPKKGGKTRVRVNRDTYPLPVQTQSNQLSSSESSCPDQSVISVAGEMGTCSADSTLLGSEEIKSVADKEDLSSPNLVTPGESQHMQVLDNGAIKTSDGFSWLDYVEAGTNECDFISQKEDAPEVQGTESKDECLNELHGQAICESSGLVCFLKEDENLSPKFSSANGWEDKVPLQVQGSEVLLLPYKEESSSAAEIIGGDGEASSSVLGGGQEEVEFDGFGDLFNEPEVVAGPAPRPSSCREVMEAGFIISNSESDPDEVDDTDSPVSVESCLAHFIKPELLLDENAWHCENCSKFLQHQKMEEKKHARAVSDGNETGIYDEPWHAVNSCSVKVRTNGNGDIKNDTNVENLVACDKHNTKLENGQRDELSLIVNERDSGSSEMEDTHIDELQSSSFRNTCNEESCSHLAADSCVIENVQRRDSPMIGNDNNDSEEEAGSKSVKVKRDATKRVLIYKAPPVLTIHLKRFSQDARGRLSKLNGHVNFRETMDIRPYIDPRCINEEKYEYHLVGLVEHSGTMRGGHYVAYVRGAQRNSGKGGDKENEGSTWYQASDAYVREVSLDEVLRCEAYILFYEKI